The proteins below come from a single Streptomyces sp. B3I8 genomic window:
- a CDS encoding ArsC/Spx/MgsR family protein, translating to MEIWINPACSKCRSALTLLDAEGADYTVRRYLEDVPGEDEIREVLGRLGLEPWDITRTGEAEARELGVEEWPRDAESRDRWVRALAEHPRLIQRPIITAEDGTAVVARTEDAVRDSLSR from the coding sequence ATGGAGATCTGGATCAACCCCGCCTGTTCCAAGTGCCGCAGCGCACTCACCCTGCTCGACGCCGAGGGCGCCGACTACACCGTCCGCCGCTACCTCGAGGACGTGCCGGGCGAGGACGAGATCCGCGAGGTGCTCGGGCGCCTCGGGCTCGAACCGTGGGACATCACGCGCACCGGCGAGGCCGAGGCCAGGGAGCTCGGCGTCGAGGAGTGGCCGCGGGACGCGGAGTCCCGGGACCGGTGGGTGCGGGCGCTCGCGGAGCACCCGAGGCTGATCCAGCGGCCGATCATCACCGCCGAGGACGGCACCGCCGTGGTGGCCCGCACCGAGGACGCCGTACGCGACTCGCTCTCCCGCTGA
- the glnA gene encoding type I glutamate--ammonia ligase yields the protein MFQNADEAKKFIADEDVKFVDVRFCDLPGVMQHFTIPAEAFDPAEELAFDGSSIRGFQAIHESDMALRADLSTARVDPFRRDKTVNINFFIHDPITGEQYSRDPRNVAKKAEAYLASTGIADTAYFGPEAEFYVFDSVRFRTAENESFYHIDSEAGAWNTGSVEDNRGYKVRYKGGYFPVPPVDHFADLRAEISLELERSGLKVERQHHEVGTAGQAEINYKFNTLLAAADDLQLFKYIVKNVAWRNGKTATFMPKPIFGDNGSGMHIHSSLWAGGDPLFYDEAGYAGLSDTARYYIGGILKHAPSLLAFTNPTVNSYHRLVPGFEAPVNLVYSQRNRSAAMRIPITGSNAKAKRVEFRAPDSSGNPYLAFSALLLAGLDGIKNKIEPAEPIDKDLYELAPEEHAGVAQVPTSLGAVLDRLEADHEFLLQGDVFTSDLIETWIDFKRTNEIAPLQLRPHPHEFELYFDV from the coding sequence ATGTTCCAGAACGCCGACGAGGCCAAGAAGTTCATCGCGGACGAGGACGTCAAGTTCGTCGATGTCCGCTTCTGCGACCTGCCGGGTGTGATGCAGCACTTCACGATCCCGGCCGAGGCCTTCGACCCGGCCGAGGAGCTCGCCTTCGACGGCTCCTCGATCCGTGGCTTCCAGGCCATCCACGAGTCGGACATGGCACTCCGCGCCGACCTGTCCACCGCGCGCGTCGACCCGTTCCGCCGCGACAAGACGGTCAACATCAACTTCTTCATCCACGACCCGATCACGGGCGAGCAGTACTCCCGCGACCCGCGCAACGTGGCCAAGAAGGCCGAGGCGTACCTCGCCTCCACCGGCATCGCCGACACCGCGTACTTCGGCCCGGAGGCCGAGTTCTACGTGTTCGACAGCGTCCGCTTCCGGACCGCCGAGAACGAGTCGTTCTACCACATCGACTCCGAGGCCGGCGCCTGGAACACCGGCTCGGTCGAGGACAACCGCGGCTACAAGGTGCGCTACAAGGGCGGCTACTTCCCGGTCCCGCCGGTCGACCACTTCGCCGACCTGCGCGCCGAGATCTCCCTGGAGCTGGAGCGGTCCGGCCTGAAGGTCGAGCGCCAGCACCACGAGGTGGGCACCGCCGGCCAGGCCGAGATCAACTACAAGTTCAACACGCTGCTCGCCGCCGCGGACGACCTCCAGCTCTTCAAGTACATCGTGAAGAACGTCGCCTGGCGCAACGGCAAGACCGCGACCTTCATGCCCAAGCCGATCTTCGGCGACAACGGTTCGGGCATGCACATCCACTCCTCGCTCTGGGCGGGCGGCGACCCGCTGTTCTACGACGAGGCCGGTTACGCGGGCCTGTCGGACACCGCCCGCTACTACATCGGCGGCATCCTCAAGCACGCCCCGTCGCTGCTGGCCTTCACCAACCCGACGGTGAACTCGTACCACCGTCTGGTGCCGGGCTTCGAGGCCCCGGTCAACCTCGTGTACTCGCAGCGCAACCGTTCCGCGGCCATGCGTATCCCGATCACGGGTTCGAACGCCAAGGCCAAGCGCGTCGAGTTCCGCGCCCCGGACTCCTCCGGCAACCCCTACCTCGCCTTCTCGGCGCTGCTGCTCGCGGGCCTGGACGGCATCAAGAACAAGATCGAGCCGGCCGAGCCGATCGACAAGGACCTCTACGAGCTGGCCCCCGAGGAGCACGCGGGCGTCGCCCAGGTCCCGACCTCCCTCGGCGCCGTCCTCGACCGCCTCGAGGCCGACCACGAGTTCCTCCTCCAGGGCGACGTCTTCACGTCCGACCTGATCGAGACGTGGATCGACTTCAAGCGCACCAACGAGATCGCCCCGCTGCAGCTCCGCCCGCACCCGCACGAGTTCGAGCTGTACTTCGACGTGTGA
- a CDS encoding NAD-dependent epimerase/dehydratase family protein — protein MRLLMLGGTDFVGRTLVEDAVRRGWEVTVFHRGRNEAPRGARSLLGDRTAPDGLAALADGTWDAVVDTWSAAPRAVRESAGLLAGRAGHYAYVSSVSVYDWPRPAGFTEEAPTVTGADPGAGQTDYARDKRGGELAAVESFGAEASLLVRAGLILGPYENIGRLPWWLHRIARGGDILAPGPRELAVPYVDARDLAAWVLSAVERGSSGPYNVAGTPDRATMGEVLDACVRVTGGAARLRWTEPETVLAAGIEPWTQLPMWVPRGSELESGVYGMDVSRATREGLRHRPADETVADTWAWLRTMDGHAPRRADRPEVGLDPAVEARVLAAPPAPAETDR, from the coding sequence ATGAGACTGCTGATGCTGGGTGGAACGGATTTCGTGGGTCGGACCCTGGTGGAGGACGCCGTGCGCCGGGGCTGGGAGGTGACCGTCTTCCACCGGGGCCGCAACGAGGCGCCGCGCGGCGCCCGTTCGCTGCTCGGCGACCGCACCGCGCCCGACGGGCTCGCCGCGCTGGCCGACGGCACCTGGGACGCGGTCGTCGACACCTGGTCGGCCGCGCCGCGCGCCGTACGGGAGTCGGCCGGGCTGCTGGCCGGGCGGGCCGGCCACTACGCGTACGTGTCGAGCGTCTCGGTCTACGACTGGCCGCGCCCCGCCGGCTTCACCGAGGAGGCGCCGACGGTGACGGGCGCCGACCCCGGCGCCGGGCAGACCGACTACGCCCGGGACAAGCGGGGCGGCGAGCTGGCGGCGGTCGAGTCCTTCGGCGCGGAGGCGTCGCTGCTGGTACGGGCCGGGCTGATCCTCGGCCCGTACGAGAACATCGGACGGCTGCCGTGGTGGCTGCACCGCATCGCCCGGGGCGGCGACATACTGGCCCCGGGGCCACGGGAGTTGGCGGTGCCGTACGTGGACGCGCGGGACCTCGCCGCGTGGGTGCTGTCGGCCGTCGAACGGGGGTCGAGCGGACCGTACAACGTCGCGGGGACCCCCGACCGGGCCACCATGGGCGAGGTGCTGGACGCCTGCGTCCGGGTGACCGGCGGCGCGGCGCGGCTGCGCTGGACCGAGCCCGAGACCGTCCTGGCGGCCGGGATCGAGCCCTGGACGCAGCTCCCGATGTGGGTGCCCCGGGGCAGCGAACTGGAGAGCGGGGTGTACGGCATGGACGTCTCCCGCGCGACCCGGGAGGGACTGCGGCACCGGCCGGCCGACGAGACCGTCGCCGACACCTGGGCGTGGCTGCGCACCATGGACGGCCACGCACCCCGGCGGGCCGACCGGCCGGAAGTGGGCCTGGATCCGGCGGTGGAGGCGAGGGTACTGGCCGCTCCCCCGGCACCGGCGGAAACTGACCGGTGA
- a CDS encoding winged helix-turn-helix domain-containing protein: MATPRYLPTASTGSTASTAPGPSGRAPHSSRHRLRAVDRDEVVEIADLLPPGATWLPAPPHALPTLPGRPPMVGYLVLVPAGQQPPFASAAVPVEPEGPEPVEAAVDTPRKGAQSGDPLIRIDPVRRTAEVDGRQLDLTYLEFELLAHLVAHPHRVHTRDRLVTTVWGYGHVGDGRTVDVHIARLRRKLGAEHRAVIQTVRRVGYKYTPPTDA; this comes from the coding sequence ATGGCGACCCCCCGCTACCTCCCCACCGCCTCCACCGGTTCCACGGCATCCACCGCCCCCGGCCCCTCCGGCCGCGCCCCGCACAGCTCGCGGCACCGGTTGCGCGCCGTCGACCGGGACGAGGTGGTCGAGATCGCCGACCTCCTGCCGCCCGGCGCCACCTGGCTGCCCGCTCCCCCGCACGCTCTTCCGACGCTGCCGGGCCGGCCCCCGATGGTCGGCTATCTGGTCCTCGTGCCGGCCGGGCAGCAGCCGCCGTTCGCGTCCGCCGCGGTGCCCGTCGAGCCGGAGGGACCGGAGCCCGTCGAGGCCGCCGTCGACACCCCGCGGAAGGGCGCGCAGTCCGGGGACCCGCTGATCCGCATCGACCCGGTGCGCCGCACCGCCGAGGTGGACGGGCGCCAATTGGACCTGACGTACCTGGAGTTCGAGCTGCTGGCGCACCTCGTCGCGCATCCGCACCGGGTGCACACGCGGGACCGGCTCGTCACCACCGTGTGGGGCTACGGGCATGTGGGCGACGGTCGTACCGTCGACGTCCACATCGCCCGGCTGCGGCGCAAGCTGGGCGCCGAGCACCGTGCGGTGATCCAGACGGTGAGGCGGGTGGGGTACAAGTACACCCCGCCGACCGACGCCTGA
- a CDS encoding RDD family protein codes for MDNRQAIGSWLSGPRAAAEEAGADFGYRGEQLGLPEEGPGSIARPGRRLGALVVDWALCLLIAYGLITDGYEQATGNWTLLVFLLLGVLTVGTLGYTPGKRLFGLRVVALASGRVSPGRGALRTVLLCLAIPALVWDRDGRGLHDRLAGTVEVRGRGVFRK; via the coding sequence GTGGACAACAGGCAAGCAATCGGATCATGGCTGTCCGGTCCCCGTGCCGCCGCCGAAGAGGCCGGGGCGGACTTCGGTTACCGCGGGGAACAGCTCGGGCTGCCGGAGGAGGGGCCGGGGTCCATCGCCCGGCCGGGACGGCGGCTCGGCGCCCTCGTCGTCGACTGGGCGCTGTGTCTGCTGATCGCATACGGCCTCATCACCGACGGCTACGAGCAGGCGACGGGCAACTGGACGCTGCTCGTCTTCCTGCTGCTGGGCGTGCTGACCGTGGGAACCCTCGGGTACACCCCGGGGAAGCGGCTGTTCGGGCTGCGGGTGGTGGCGCTGGCGTCGGGGCGGGTCAGTCCGGGGCGCGGGGCGCTGCGGACGGTGCTGCTGTGCCTGGCGATCCCGGCGCTGGTCTGGGACCGCGACGGCCGCGGCCTGCACGACCGCCTGGCCGGCACGGTCGAGGTCCGCGGCCGGGGCGTGTTCCGGAAGTAG
- a CDS encoding DUF4157 domain-containing protein: protein MHTHDSGKERSRGSEPAGHRPRPPRLPGWANDVLALQRQAGNAAVSRTLAEARHRHGPGCGHADASVQRHADAAAQRHADTDSHEHGAGCDHEEAPVQRRVSPGEAIATAGRPLPARIVARMEQEYPMRFDHVRLHDGPVAQRSATDHGAVVYTTGSHIVSGRSDLDDETLYHEGGHIWQQAMGEVAGTDDGSGTKVSSPHDPFEVQAAENGRRMARGESPDLTLPG, encoded by the coding sequence ATGCACACACACGACAGCGGCAAGGAGCGGAGCCGCGGGAGCGAACCGGCGGGCCACCGCCCCCGGCCGCCCCGGCTCCCCGGATGGGCGAACGACGTCCTCGCGCTCCAGCGACAGGCCGGGAACGCGGCGGTGTCGCGTACGCTCGCCGAGGCCCGCCACCGGCACGGCCCCGGATGCGGCCACGCGGATGCCTCCGTACAGCGGCACGCCGACGCCGCCGCACAGCGCCACGCGGACACCGACTCCCACGAGCACGGTGCCGGATGCGACCACGAGGAGGCGCCCGTGCAGCGCCGGGTGTCGCCGGGCGAGGCGATCGCCACCGCCGGCCGGCCGCTGCCCGCGCGCATCGTCGCGCGCATGGAGCAGGAGTACCCGATGAGGTTCGACCACGTCCGTCTCCACGACGGTCCCGTCGCGCAGCGCTCGGCGACCGACCACGGCGCCGTGGTGTACACCACCGGCTCGCACATCGTCAGCGGCCGGTCGGACCTCGACGACGAGACCCTGTACCACGAGGGGGGTCACATCTGGCAGCAGGCCATGGGTGAGGTGGCCGGCACCGACGACGGGTCCGGGACGAAGGTCTCCAGCCCGCACGACCCCTTCGAGGTGCAGGCGGCCGAGAACGGCCGCCGGATGGCCCGCGGGGAGAGCCCCGACCTGACACTGCCCGGCTGA